The genome window TTGCTGTACAGATCGTATGGGTTGAATGCCTTGACAGCCTTGAACATCTCCTTGTCGTGGTCGTTCATCAACTCGTGGTACGCGCCGGCGTTGTGCCAGGGGTAGAACGAGTGGTAGCGGATCATGGCGAGGGCCTCGTCCGGAAGGGTGGACTGGTCCTTGACGACGTGGTAGAGGTATTCGTCGTGGCCCCAGGAGAGCATGACGTTGTCGAGACCGCAGCCGGGGCTGTAGATTCCGAACTTGGTGTCGTAGATGGGGTGGTTGAAGTCCTCGTTGTCCTTGAAGGACTCGCGGCCGTAGATGATGCGCTCATCGAAGCCACAGCCGACGGGGAAGGTGTCTCCGACGACATCCCACTGGCCCTGGGCGTCGAAGAAGTAGAGCAGCTTGCCCAGGTCGTGGATGAGACCGGTCAGCTGCATCCAGCGGGGCTTGCCGTCGCGGCGGATGGCCTCGGCGGATTGTAGGAGGTGCTCGATCTGGGAGAGGCTGGTGTCCGGGTCGGACTCGTCGATGAGGGTGTTgagcttctccatcgcctCCCAGATGGTCATCTCAGCACGGGTCTTGGAGTGGAACTCGTTGCGGGCCTTGAGGTTGTAGGCCACGGTCTGCTTGGTGTGCTGTTCCTTGTAGAAGTTCTTGACGCGGTCGCAGGCGTCTTCGTACTGACGGAACTTGGTCTtgtccttgttcttgtcgaACTCAGACTCTTCGTACAGacccttctcctgcttcttcatgtTGTCCTTGAGGACATTGACATTGTCGATGGCGTCCGACAGCTCCTCGAGAGCCTGTCCGTCACGCTTGGTGTTGAACACCGGGGATTCAGAAGCTACGGCGACTGGTGCCATTGTGACTGTGAATTCTTCTGAAGGAAGACGAAAGAAGAATGCGTGTTGAGCTTGGGGTATCAAAAAAAATGCTCAGAGGTTTGTTGCTGGGAAGAAAACAGGcttgaggagcaggagcataAATATCAATGTTTCACACACTAGAATGCCGAAAATGTATGGTAATTCCGAAAGACCGACGCCTGCCAGTCCTTGTGTGGATGACGTTGTATGATTCTAGAAATCCGAAGAGAATTGATCGTCGAGACCATGGCGCTGGGGTCCTGGGGAATGGGAGCATGGCTGGAGCCCGGAAAGTGGCTTCCGCAGGCAGAGAATGTCGGTGATATGCCTCTAGGGATCGTCCCCGCCAGCGTGGAACGTGCGGCGATCTGTCCTACAGATCTGGATCCAACGGATACGCTCAGCGTTGCGGAGCAGTGAAATCATCCCATTCCAGCCCCAgtcttggctgctgctgtgggCGCATTTTAGGATACTGGTTTCCGACGCGGACGAACCTCGGGTTCACGCACGGCCCGTCGTCGTCCAAAGAGATTCCCTTCATTGCTAAACTTGTCTTCTGCAATCTCTTTGGCTGTGTGTCGTGGTGATCATGACAATGATCGCTGGACTTTGTTCTTCCTGTCCTGATTCTCGTCACGATCTCAGCACTCCTGGGCGCACCCACGATCGCTGCAAGGTCGGATTTCAGTCTGCCAGTCGCGCGTACTGAGCCAGTGTCCCTGGAAAGTGGAGCTGATTGCAACGGAGTCGACGGCTATCGAACAATAAACTTCCCGCAATTGGGGTTGCCGTCTTCTTGCTGTTGTATTGCCCTTTGCTATTCTGTGGGTGAATAATTGAGCCCAGCAGGCGATATGTGCGTGAAGCAGTCATCGTACGTTGACTGAAGAGGATGTGACTGTGGCTGTTGATGGGAGGGACTTAGAGAGAATGAAGATTGACAGACGAAGCTGGAGAGGGTCTCGGACTCATTTGGCCCGAATGGCGGGGATGCGGAGGGGCAGCGTGGGGGTcgcctttttcttcccctcctctcccccacccTCTACAACAGCTTTATCCTCGTCTTTTTGTCGTCTATCTGTCTTTTtagcctcttcctcaccctcacgCAGTCTCTACATACCTTCTCACCTCCGATTCTCTTCACATATCGCCAAGATGGGTTCGACTTCGACCGTCGCAGACACTCGCTTCAAGCTGAACACCGGGGCTGAGATCCCTGCTCTCGGACTCGGTATGGTTTAACTCTGGATGACCACAAAGACTTTCTGGCTAATACCTGTGCAGGGACCTGGCAGTCAGGTCCTGGAGAGGTCGAAAAGGCCGTGGCCCATGCCATCTCCGTTGGATACAGACACATTGATACCGCTTTCGCCTACGGCAACGAAGGAGAAGTTGGCAAGGGTATCAAGGCAGCCATCGAGTCTGGAGTTGTCAAGCGAGAGGAACTCTTCGTGACCACCAAGCTCTGGAGCACATGGCACTACCGAGTGGAACAGGCTCTGGACCAGAGCTTGAAGAACCTGGGACTGGACTATGTTGATCTCTACCTGGTCCACTGGCCTGTGGCCATGAACCCTAACGGTGAGTCCTGCGTTATTCAGATTCGGTCTGATGCGTATATTGACATCGCGAAGGAAACCATcccaacatccccaccctTCCTGACGGTTCCCGCGACCTGCACCTCAACCACTCCCATATCAACACCTGGAAGGATATGGAGAAGCTTGTCGGCAGCGGAAAGACCAAGGCCATCGGTGTCTGCAACTACAGCAGACCCTACCTTGAGGACCTCCTCGCCCAAGCCACCGTGGTTCCGGCCGTCAACCAGATTGAGAACCACCCCTGCCTTCCCCAGCAGGAGGCTGTTGACTTCTGCAAGGAGAAGGGCATTCACATCACCGCATACAGCCCTCTCGGCAGCACGGGTAGTCCGCTGCTGACGGCAGAGCCCATCGTCGAGGttgccaagaagaagggtgttGACCCGGCCACGGTCTTGCTGAGCTGGCACAGTACGTATCTCCCATGTCAAATGCTGCGACAATCATCTCTAATTATCTCATCCGTATAGTCAGCCGCGGCTCCTCCGTCCTTGCCAAGTCCGTGAACCCCTCTCGGATTGAGGGAAACCGCAACCTGGTGGCactggatgatgctgatATGGCCACCATTGCCAAGTACACGAATGACTTGGCCTCGAAGAACGCCTTCCAGCGTTTTGTCTTCCCTCCTTTCAAGCTCGACTTTGGATTCCCAGACAAGATCGGCCGTGTATAAGCTCCTGGCGAGTGGTCGACGGTCTAGGATGTTAGCAATAAAGGTATAGAAGTATAGATGGTCTCGGGAAATGTATAGCTCATAGAGCAGAGATGTCTGTGCATTTTTTCCTACTTTACTGTGCATAATGAAAATGAAACTGTTATGATATCCATCTGGCATGTCCGCCAACTCCCGTGcagaaaagaacaagaacgaaAAAAACAAACTCCAGGGCTATTCAATGTGAGCACGTGCACACCCTCCAGTGAATCTCGCAATAGTAACGCCCTCCAGCAAGCGACAAGACCGCACAAAACACAAAGAAGTCCCTAGATGTGAAAATAAAAACCAAATATTGCTTCGCTTCACCGCTCCAGCTCTGTTTACTTCTCTCGCgtgctccttcatcttcctcccttcctgTGTTatccacctcatccttccTACCTTTCCATACCAAGCACCTTTCGTGTGTCTTCATCACCTGCACACAGGAGCCACACAAAGCATCAAGTAGGCGTGCCACCCCTCTCTTCCACGTCACCAGGGAGAGCAGGGGTGGTTCGCTACTGTTTGGCGTCTGGCGACCGACAACCaatccactccctctccagACTGACTTCTGTTGTCACCGTCACGGGTCCTTGGCCTTGCTTGCAGACACTCTTGAAGACAAGATATTCCCCGTAGCccaactccttcatctcACTGGGGAGGTTCTTCTCATTGATCTCGCCTTTCTTGCCAAGCTCTCGCAGTGCCTGCAGCCGTCGTGATTCCCTCTCACTCATTATCGCTTGTGCGAGGTTGTTAGACAGTACGCGACGTGCACTCAAAGTCCTGAACACCTCTTGCAGATGCACGAACGGGAGGCTTATCAGGACAGCGGAGGCGACCAAGGTCTCGCGGTTTGGCTTGCTCTCAGTCGTTGTTGAGTTCGCGGAGGCAGATCCCGGCTCAGAGCCTATGGCACCAGGTCCAGTGTTCAAGCTCTCTGGGATACGGTTTGGAACATGCAGGCTTTGGGCTTGAGAGTACAAGACGAACTTGTCATCGATGCTCTCAGCGATGAACGACAACGCGGCTCTGACCAGCAATGGGGCCCAGATGTCTCGGAGCTGTCGGTTTCTGACCAGGACATGTCCGGACCGAGTATGATTGGCGCGAGGACTGCCCGGAGGAGTCTCGGTGCCCTCCAGGATAATTGAGAATCTATCCACACGGAGCCCAAAGTGGATGATTGTTTCGACAGTGCTCCAGTCGATCAGCTCCAGTGCCATTCTGATGCCTGCCTCGAGGATGCCATTGACGTGAAGGAAGGCACCAGATGCAGCGTACGAAAAGGCCAAATCGAGCATGGCTGTTCTGATCGGGAATGGGTACATGCTTTGAGACTCTTCGGTGTACCCCAGTACTGCAAGGGCCTCGGTTCTCAGCTGCTCGCCGTGGAGAAGGGGTGCCCCATACAGGTTGCGAATAGCTTGCTCGAATCCCTGTATCAAGTTGACTTGGTCGCCCAGTGTCACAGCAATTTCGCGGCACCCTTCCCGATAAAGTTGGGTCCGCAGGAGCGCGGCAACGAACGGGCTGCGAGCGATAACGGCCACCTGCACGGGGATTATGGTGGATTGGTACAAGCCATTGCTCGACGACGTCAGTTTGAAGTGAAAATCGCATAGCTCACGACTTTCGAACAACTGAATGAGATGTGTCGAAAGTGAATCCACACCCTTGCCTCTTTCATCTACCACGCCTGGCACTCTGTTAGCTTCGAAATCCGAACAGAGTGTCATTTACACAATTAACTCACTTTTCTTTCCAATCGAAGTGTTGCGTTCAGCAACCGTACTACCGCCTTCCATACCTTGACCGACATCGCTGGGTGTCTCAGTGTCGCTCTTGGCCGACACAGTATTGAGATATGTCAAGCAGGTGCAGCAGTCGCCTTTGTGGTGCGAACAACAGCAAGACGATCTCGGGGGACAGTTGCATCCTTGAATGGGCTTATGAACACAGCAGCTTGGATCAAAGCGGCAAGGTGCCCGCATGTGAGCCCGACAGTACTGTTGAGTTTCTCTGTCGTTAGCAACACGATGATGGTCCTGGCTGTTTGGTTCATCGAATCGAGAGCCCGAAGTACGTACAGCCTCTTCAGAAGAATAGTCCACGACTGAGGCGGAAGGTTGCGAATGATTGCCTGTGGCACGCATCTCACTCACTGGACTGTGCTGCGAACGGTTGACGTGCGAAAGATTGTCGACACAACCACTGTCAGGCCGTCGCTGGCTAATGGACGAAGTATCCGACTTAGCAGGCACAGATCTCTGAGACGAGCTAGCCTGAGCACTAGAGTTGCGTTCCTCTTGGATTTGGCGTTCgagtctttcttttcttttcatcgcTTCCAAGATCTTCGCCTTGAGTTCAGCTGCTTCGGCGGCCGGTGCCATTCTGGCCACCGGCGAGTTGGTCACCACCGAAGAGGCAGGCTCGCCAATGCTTGTGTCCTCTCCCGCGCTGGAATAGGGTGGAGGCATATTATCACCATTCTTgacttcttcaccaccagcagcagtagaaATGGCGCTATCAGtagcagcaacatcatcatcacgaTGGTCATCGCCGTTCTCAGTCTGCTTCTGTTGTTGTCCCTCCTTGGCCACGTCACAGCCACTATCaacgacagcaacaacaacattatCCTCGACCGcgacctcaacctcaacagctttgccttttcccttgtttttgtttttcttattgttactcttcttcttcgacttacTTTTCTTGGTGGCCTTGCGCTGTTCGGTCGGTCCGTCCACTTGGGGCACGGAAGGGAGGACAGGGTCCGCAGACTTAGTCCGACGAATTTCCGGGCCCATCTCGCCGCGCTTTCGTGAGATCCAGAAGTACGTGTCAAGGTCTTCAATGACGCAGGGTAATTCGGACGTGCAGAAAGACTCGCTTCGACGTGGCATAACGACGTACACCACTAAACGCGGCATGAGcaagagaaagggaaagaaaagaaagaaacaacacAACAACGAAAGAATATTCATTACTCACCTAACTCGCGTTTCCTCCTCGCCTATCGAAATAGTTTTGCAATCAGAATCAACACAGCAAAGATTGATGGGAACTATTGTCGAACCGATTATCGATCAGCTTCTTTATGATgagatgataatgatgatcttctcaaCAACCAAACCACTCACCTAATCCTAAGAAaccttgatgatgattcaGAATCTGACTGACTTCCTCGAAGTACTATTTCTCGGAGAGATAGATATAGTCAGAGCTTGAACACAcgaaacagaaaagaaaagaaaaagaataaccTTGTTTACATTCTTACTAATTCACTATGCACTCCAGAGAGATAGTTTACTAAATTGATCAAACAAAACAGATTCTCTGTTACTTTGCTTTTCGTGCTTCAGAATCTCCAGCCGTATGGGTAATTCAGTTCCCTAGCCGATCATGCAATAGGAGTATGACTTCTTCCCGTGGGGGTGGGTGCGGATCTGCACAGAGACTTTTGGTCTTGATACTGTCGTAGAATCAATCTATCATACTTCCTTTATTTTCCCTTTCAAAAGAAATTCATTATATAGCTAGATCCCTAGTAAATCACCAAACTACATATGCATCTCGAGAACCCCCACCCAAAAAAACTAAAATCCgcgaaaggaagagaaagaatgcaATGCATGCATCTCGTATCTATATGTGAATCCTATaacggagatggtggtgagggtttgCGCAGACATCGTGCAGAACAGGGCTTCCTGAAACACGTGACCCACTCCGTTCTTCGTTTCTGCACAACCTTACTATTTTTGGGTGCGTTTTGGCCTGACGATTCGTTTATTACGAGTGAATGGAGGTGCCTGGTCTCactgggctggctggctggcttgcTGGCTTGTTAGATTGCCTGGGTTTTGCTGGGTTGGTAGAGAGGTTTTGATTGGTTAACATGTTGAATGCTTTTGCTGCTACAAGTGGCTGCCAGGAGTTGAGAACCTAGGGATTCGAGGATAGGCTTGCTTTTCTGGATTGGGAAAAATACTACGAGGGAGGATAGGAATGGTCGTCGATGAAGTAGtcatttactattattattagggATAGGAAGGATATCTTTGTCAATCTTTGGATTATCTTTCAGTATTGATAGGCTAAACCTGAATTTGTGGGATAtggtatgatatgatatagaACACAAGGAAAATCCGCTAGACGAGATATGAGAATGAATGGGAAATGAACACACACAGAATAGGAAACAATGACAGCCAGGTCCTGTCCGCTCAATATAACGCTGTTGGTATATCATGATGTATGCGAGAATTCCAAACGAGAGGTATCGAACATTAAAATGCAGAATGCTAGTTCAGGACATCGAGTAATACATCATGATCGGAGAATGGTAGGTGAATGAAGGAAGGAGATAGaggatgaaaaggaaaaagggaaatagggaaggaaggga of Aspergillus luchuensis IFO 4308 DNA, chromosome 7, nearly complete sequence contains these proteins:
- the GAR1_2 gene encoding putative glycerol dehydrogenase (COG:C;~EggNog:ENOG410PFT7;~InterPro:IPR018170,IPR020471,IPR036812,IPR023210;~PFAM:PF00248;~go_function: GO:0016491 - oxidoreductase activity [Evidence IEA];~go_process: GO:0055114 - oxidation-reduction process [Evidence IEA]), yielding MGSTSTVADTRFKLNTGAEIPALGLGTWQSGPGEVEKAVAHAISVGYRHIDTAFAYGNEGEVGKGIKAAIESGVVKREELFVTTKLWSTWHYRVEQALDQSLKNLGLDYVDLYLVHWPVAMNPNGNHPNIPTLPDGSRDLHLNHSHINTWKDMEKLVGSGKTKAIGVCNYSRPYLEDLLAQATVVPAVNQIENHPCLPQQEAVDFCKEKGIHITAYSPLGSTGSPLLTAEPIVEVAKKKGVDPATVLLSWHISRGSSVLAKSVNPSRIEGNRNLVALDDADMATIAKYTNDLASKNAFQRFVFPPFKLDFGFPDKIGRV
- a CDS encoding uncharacterized protein (COG:S;~EggNog:ENOG410Q0DH) yields the protein MPRRSESFCTSELPCVIEDLDTYFWISRKRGEMGPEIRRTKSADPVLPSVPQVDGPTEQRKATKKSKSKKKSNNKKNKNKGKGKAVEVEVAVEDNVVVAVVDSGCDVAKEGQQQKQTENGDDHRDDDVAATDSAISTAAGGEEVKNGDNMPPPYSSAGEDTSIGEPASSVVTNSPVARMAPAAEAAELKAKILEAMKRKERLERQIQEERNSSAQASSSQRSVPAKSDTSSISQRRPDSGCVDNLSHVNRSQHSPVSEMRATGNHSQPSASVVDYSSEEAYCRAHMRAPCRFDPSCCVHKPIQGCNCPPRSSCCCSHHKGDCCTCLTYLNTVSAKSDTETPSDVGQGMEGGSTVAERNTSIGKKSVVDERGKGVDSLSTHLIQLFESRELCDFHFKLTSSSNGLYQSTIIPVQVAVIARSPFVAALLRTQLYREGCREIAVTLGDQVNLIQGFEQAIRNLYGAPLLHGEQLRTEALAVLGYTEESQSMYPFPIRTAMLDLAFSYAASGAFLHVNGILEAGIRMALELIDWSTVETIIHFGLRVDRFSIILEGTETPPGSPRANHTRSGHVLVRNRQLRDIWAPLLVRAALSFIAESIDDKFVLYSQAQSLHVPNRIPESLNTGPGAIGSEPGSASANSTTTESKPNRETLVASAVLISLPFVHLQEVFRTLSARRVLSNNLAQAIMSERESRRLQALRELGKKGEINEKNLPSEMKELGYGEYLVFKSVCKQGQGPVTVTTEVSLEREWIGCRSPDAKQ
- a CDS encoding inositol oxygenase (COG:S;~EggNog:ENOG410PH5C;~InterPro:IPR007828;~PFAM:PF05153;~go_component: GO:0005737 - cytoplasm [Evidence IEA];~go_function: GO:0005506 - iron ion binding [Evidence IEA];~go_function: GO:0050113 - inositol oxygenase activity [Evidence IEA];~go_process: GO:0019310 - inositol catabolic process [Evidence IEA];~go_process: GO:0055114 - oxidation-reduction process [Evidence IEA]), coding for MAPVAVASESPVFNTKRDGQALEELSDAIDNVNVLKDNMKKQEKGLYEESEFDKNKDKTKFRQYEDACDRVKNFYKEQHTKQTVAYNLKARNEFHSKTRAEMTIWEAMEKLNTLIDESDPDTSLSQIEHLLQSAEAIRRDGKPRWMQLTGLIHDLGKLLYFFDAQGQWDVVGDTFPVGCGFDERIIYGRESFKDNEDFNHPIYDTKFGIYSPGCGLDNVMLSWGHDEYLYHVVKDQSTLPDEALAMIRYHSFYPWHNAGAYHELMNDHDKEMFKAVKAFNPYDLYSKSDDVPSPEELKPYYLDLIDEYFPNKVIKW